The Candidatus Nomurabacteria bacterium genome segment ACGTACAAAACGTAGCTTTAGGGCTGTATGAACAAGGGCTCATCCCACAGCCAGCTGTGGGGGATTTACGCCGTGAATTCTGGACGAAGATTGGCATAGGTAAACCGTTGCAGCTAGTAGTAACCGACGGTGTAGTACTGCTAGAACCTGACTCAGAGCACGATGGCATCATGATTCACCACGTAAGTGGAGACCCGACCTACGTGCTTATCGTTGAGCGCAATGATGAGACTTACGCATGGCGGGTAGTATACGCGGGGTTCTTCTATGAAGACAGGCTGCGTAAGAAGAGCCTTGTTTCTGAGCTGCGGCTCTTCAATGCCGTAGTTGTTTCACACAAGAAGCTCGAAGCAGCACTAGAAGAGCTGCAGTAGTACTTTAGCGAGAGGATGCCCTGGGCGCGTTACAGCGCCCGGGGCTTTCTCATATTTATACTTCTGCGAGCCCTATCACATAATTATTTCCATAGTGTTTGGCACACTTTGGGCAGGTGGTATAAAACATATACAGTGTTTTTATTGTTTTATTTTTTTGGTTTGCAAAGCTATGCATTTGTTTGTACCATTTTTTAGCATTGTTGTACGGCCCCGTGAAGACTTTAGAAATATACGTACCATTCAATACCACAGTAGCTTGACCTTCGACTTGCTTGGTGACTCTATAAAGGTGTTCTGCCCGCCAAGGTGAAATATCATGGCTAAGCACCATAGCTTGCTCTGGTTTTGGTTTGGCATCAGCAGCAGTAGCTATGTTGTCTAACAACTTCATTATTTTTGACATATTTAGAGGCATATATAAAAAACTTTTGGTTTGCATTTTAATAAATTTCTCATTATCAAAGATATGTTCTTTATCTTGCCACGATGGTATATCAGGTATAGCGCAACAACCTGTTTCGTTTTGTGATGTGTAGGTGTTTGGTAAACTCATACTCCAGTACCCCCTTATAAGGTATAGTATACTCTCGTGGCGCAACTACACTTGGTGTAGGCAATATAGCTGTACTACTCGCAGTAGAGTATGTTTTATATAGAAAATAGGCTATTATTTATCGTATGGAAGAAGAATACCCAATTCTCACACGTAAACTCGTTATTGTAGAAGATAACCCTGCCCTTGCAGAAATATATAAAACAAGGCTAGAGCTTATAGGCTACCAGTGTTATACAGCGGCAGATGGTGAGGCTGCATTAGTGCTCATTGAACGTGAATTACCAGATTTAGTACTGTTAGATATGATGATTCCTAAACTTTCTGGTGGTGAGGTACTTGAGCGTATGCGGGCATCTGAGTGGGGTAAAAATATTCGTGTATATGTGATATCTAACCTGAACGAGCGTGAAGCTCCTGCTAATTTACGTAGTTTGGGTATAGAAGGTTACGCCGTCAAAGCCAATCTTACAGATGACGATATAGATAAACTGGTAGATAGCATATTAATGCCACCAGAACAAAAAGCAGAAGAATCTAGCAACGTTTTAGAATAATTACTTGTTGATATAATACCTTTTTTTGCAATATTGTTAATATTACAAAAGTACGTATACTGGTGATATAACTTAAGGAGGATTATAGTTATGTGGTTTGCTCAAGAAACAATAACACCAGTAATGCTGTCGCCTGAAACTACGGTGACTACAACTGATAGCACGAGCTTTTGGGGTGCAATAGCTGCACTTTGGATACTATACGTCGTTGTCATTGTGGTAGCTATCGTTGCACAATGGAAGATTTTTACTAAAGCCGGCGAAGCTGGGTGGAAGTCAATCATCCCTTTTTATAATATGTATACATTATTTACCATTGCTGGCCGCAACGGATGGTGGTTTTTGGCGTTCTTGGTGCCGATTGTGAATATTTTTGTAGCTTTAATGCTGGCTATCGATTTAGCAAAACACTTTGGAAAAAGTACTGCTTTTGGTGTCATCGCGTTATGGCTATTTTCACTAGTTGGCTATTTGATGCTAGGATTTGGCGACGCCAAATACGTTGGTCCAAAGCACGACTAAAATCTGGTTTGTTCTATAAAAAAACCGTTCAGTTCTGGGCGGTTTTTTTAGATTTTGCGTGCCTACCGAATATTTTTAAAAGATATGGCTTTTCGATATATAGTGATGCTCTTGCGTAATCGTTGGTAATTTTTATTAAATGGGTGTGTTGATGATGCGCCACTGAACGATGCTTGCTATTGGCTGATCGTGCGTATATGTTATAACCCATAGTTTCATATGCTGCAAGCAACGCCATGATGTCATTTTGTATGGCTGGTGACAGCTCACTCAAATTAGCTTTATGTTCGAGTGGCAGTACCATTAAGTGTTCCAATACGACTGATTGTTCCCAAATATCATATGGGTAATTATTCACGACAACAACGGCGTACTCTGTTTGTTCAATAATTGTAAAATCTTCAGGTGCACAAAGAGCGCACGCCCTTATATGTTTGTTGTAACGTAGGTAATTTTTATAATTTTTTTTAAATCTATACACTAATACAATACTAACACTCGAGGTGGGCTTATGCTAGATAGATTGTGATCGCCACGCGCGTGCAGTACTACCAACCACCACCGCCACCACCGCCACCACCGCCACCCGAACTGCCTCCACCTGAAAACCCACTACTGCTACTATTGCTAGGTGGGCTAAAGCTCGATACGCTGCTACTACCAAAACTGGCAAGTGAACCTGCAAAAACAGCCGCATTAAAGGTGCTGTAATTACCAACGTACCAGTCTGGCTGTGTTTCTGGTGTGTATAAATGAGCAAATTGCGTGGCCCAACTTTTTTCAATGCCATACAGCATAGCGAGTGGGAGCAAGCGTTCATATAATTTAACGAGCTGATCAGCACTGCGTGTATTCACTTTTATAGCAGAATCGGCAGACTGTAGAACCTTTAAACGCTCTGCTTCGGCTACTTGCATATACATTTTAGTCCCATCTAGGTAGCTTTTTAGTTCGATGCCTTTTGCAGTACGTGCTGGCATATACGCACCGAGCACAAGCGTAGTTATTGCTGCAACAAAGAGCAGTGGATTAAGGGTTACAATACTTATAAATGTGAAGATACCGCCAACTATATAAACCTTTTTCTGGACAGCTCTTGTATCAGCCATGTACCCACTAGCAATCGCAGCCTGATACGTTTCTTTACCTAGCTGTTCAACTTGCTTGTAAATAGTTTTTTTGTCTTTTAAGGCGATTCTGCTACCTACTTGCAACGAATTACCAAACAATAGCTGCAGCACAGATACATCGTCAGGGTGTGTACCGTCTACAGGTTTGTTTATCTCTAATTCGTATTCTTTTTTCTTAACTTCGTATATTTTAAGGTAGTGGCGTACCGCAAGATCGATAATGCTCGCAGATACTGCTTTGGGCCGCATTTTTGTGTTGATGATGGTATCGTTTAGCAACATTGATGTGTTTTTGGGCGGTATATACTGCGGCACTATGGTAGTTTGTTTTGTTACATCACGGCCTTTTGAGCGCCAAGTCCGCACCGCCCAAAGCAATACTAAGATAGGAAATATTACATAGCCAATTGGCACAACTACAAACCAAAAGAGCTTGAGCCACAGCGGTATAGGCGGTGCGACGTAACCGCTAAAAGTATTTGGTGCAAAGCCTACAACAATACTTAGGTTTTCTTGAGCCGCTAGAGGTTGCGTAGACGTGGCTGTTATTACCCCGTCTATAGAGGCACTTATTGTACAGTCTGACGCTGTTGATCCAGCTACTCCACTGTAGCACTGTAACCTATTATCAAAGGCTGCCTTAATGGAATCTTCTAAATATACCGTTGCTTGTACTCGCTCAATAGTTTGCTGCCAATCTGTCCCATTGATATCCCAGAAAAATTCATCACCACCAGAAAAATTCTTAGTAACATCGCGCAGCATGTAATTAATGATGAATATTTGTTCGCCTTGCAGATATCTATTGGCATCACCAATGCGAAGCACCGTATTACCATTACTCTGGTAGGTTGTATACGACCAATTAGTCCCATCTGGCTTGTTAACACTCTCTATAGATAAACTTACCGAATGACCATCATATGTGTTTGGGATAGCCCGCTCTATACCATGGTTTTGATCATAATTAGGAAATTGTGCGGTAATGGTTTCTTCTACACTTAGAATAGACCTGTTGTTATCGTCTTTGCCAAGCGTGTATGTTGCGTCAAAGGACGCAATTGTAAAGTTTTGTGTATTGGCATGTGCAGTTGATGGCGCTACAAAAATAATGAGAACAAGAAACACAATAAGTTGAGGTACTATTTTGTGTAGCTTCATGCCTTTATTGTAGCAAACTGCCTAAATATGTAGTGGGCAGTATTGCTTTGCTATACTTAGGACAGATTAATACTAGAAAGGGCTTACTTATGCGCGGCAAGCTATTTGATAATACAGAAAATACTACAAATGAAAACAAAACGTTTGTAGCTCAAAACGACTTCACGTTGCTCGTTAATTTAGACGGCACTATTTATGCAAAACAAGGCAGCATGATTGCCTATAAGGGCACCGTTGATTTTGATTATAAAGGTGCAGGAATTGGTCGTTTTGTAAAAAGTGTTGCTACAGGAGAAGGCATGTCTCTTATGAAAGTTGCTGGGCAAGGAGATGTATTTTTAGCAGACAGAGCTGCTCAGATACATGTATTAGACTTAGAAAACGAAGCACTAACAATAACTTCTCGAAATGTGCTTGCATTTACAGAAGGTATAGACTGGGATATTAACGTACTCAAGGCAGGTGTTATGGGTTTTGCAGCTGGTGGTTTTTTTAACACGACTCTAAAAGGTACTGGCTCCATTTCAATTACAAGCTTTGGTTTGCCAGTGGTTATAGCGGTAGACGGCAATGAGGTCTACGCGGACGTCAATAGTATTATTGCGTGGACAAGTGACTTGCAAGTATCTATAAAGAGCAGCTTTAAGGCGAAGTCACTTATTGGCCGCGGAAGTGGTGAAAGCTTTCAGATGGCATTTCGGGGCAAAGGGCATATTGTCGTTCAACCTGGTGAATACTTAACGGCTCGTGCTTAGGCTACTGACTAATTTTACTTATTATTAGGAATATTAAAACTATTAATCCCAGGCTTCTTCTGAAATAATTTACTCCACTCACAAGTTCTAAAAATGCCCAGCTAGCAAGAGCAACAGTACCTATGGTACTTAAAACTGTATCTGCCGTAGAACTAGTACTTATGCTAGTCGCCACAACTGCGCCGAACCATACAAGTATTGGAATATTCGGAAACTGAGCAATGACTATGTGCCCATTTTTATCAGTAAATAGCTTACGTAATGCGCTCACCTATTATTCTTCTACGTTAACGCCACGCCAAAATGCTACGTAATTTGTAAAGTCTTTTTTTACTTTTTCAATAGAGCCGTCCATTGGTTTTGGGTAGTACCAAGCAGCGCTTTTGTTGGTTTTATCACCCACGAGTATGTCATAGTAGCTAGCCTGGCCTTTCCAGAAACAGCTCGTGTGCTCATCGTTTGCTGTAAAGAATTCTTTATGGAGAGCGCTCGGCGGAAAGTATAGGTTACCTTCAATAAATATAAGATCCTCTTTAGGAGCTTCTGCGAGCACTTGGTTGTTCCAGACTGCTTTCATGTGTATTAGTATCTCACATACTTTCGCCTGTTGCTAGTTCACTCACCTGTCTACTGTGCTATAGTTATAGTATTAAAAAAGGAGTAACCAAATGGCCATAGACGAAAAAACAGGCTTACCAAACGATTCAAAAATTATTTCCGTACCAGGGTATCTTAAACTCGGTAAAATTATCACGTGGCTCCTGTATATATGGATTATCTTTGGCGTTGTGATGCTTGCGCTAAGAACTTTCTTACTCGCCACTTCTGCAAACCCTACAACATTTGTAGATTTCGTATATAGAACGTCGGCTGATTTTTTACAGCCATTCCGTGGTATTTTTCCTTCTAAGCCAGTAGGTGAAACAGGCTATTTAGACGTATCTGCAATATTTGCAATAATTATCTATCTCATATTTGCATGGTTAGTGTCTGCCGGAATAAAGTATATACAAGCAAAAATTGATGACATAAAAGAGCAAGAAGCCGAACGTATTGAACGCTTACAAGCAAAGCAAATGCTAGAACAGCGCAGTCAGATAGTAAAACAGACGACATATGTTAATAAAACACCAGCGTCAAGACAGGCTGCGCAGAGCCAACCAAAAAAAAGAATGTAACTATGTAGTTGTTAGAAAAAACAGTTACTTATAAATATTCTGGGTTTACGCTAATTGTATGTTGCTGATTATTAGAAATATCGCTTGAATACACAAGACCACGCAGGCAGGTGCCACTTTGGTGGCTTTTGCCGTTCGCCGCTATCAATGCTCTATGACAGCCTTGTACGACACAGAATTTACCAAGGGCATCAGGCGTCTCGTCGTCGCTATTGTGTAATTCACGATGACTCCATGGACCATTTTGTAGTAAACAATCCCCTTTTTTCTCACTCATTCACCAATGATACCTGATTAATATACGCAGTACTATACTTTTAGAATGAACCCGTAGCGTGCATCTAGTAAATAATTGTGTTAATGCAGCACGTAGACACTTAGTAGTGCCTTCTAGCATCGCCGCAGGTGCCCTTCAGTTTTTACCCATTCTTTGACTATTATGTAATAACGTGCCGTGCTGCTATTTTTTTGGTTGTGTTATTTTTTTGAATGTATCTACGATATTGATACTAAAATCTGTAATACTAAACGCATGTGGTTCTAGCCTTACGGTATAGACGTCGGTCATTTTGCCCACAAATTTTCCTCTTTTTAAATGATGCCACCCTATAGCAAAGTGGTGTTTATTACTTTTTTGTTTGATTAATCTCATGCCATAGTATTTATTGCCATATTTCATAATTTGGCCATACCAACCTTTGATAGGACGATATCCACCGCCTATTTCATTTGAAACAAAGCAATATAGACCGCTACTTAGCTTGGGCTTATTCTTTAATTCGTGCGATTTTCTGTATGAAAATAACAAATAATAGCGGTTTTTAATATATAACATTTGTGGCACTTCCATTTCATCAAAGCCTTCGTTTACGATTACCGGTTCTTCTGTTTGCCAACGTAATAAATCATCGCTGGTTGCTCTCCCTATGCAGCCATTAAAACTCGTATTGCCGTTGTTTACACGAGCAGTAAAGAACATATGAAATTTTTCAGTTACATCATCGTAAAAAATAAATGGGTCGCGCCATGCAGGTGGATTATCTATTTCGTTAAAATCGGTCTGGGGTGAATATCGGGAATCACCGGGTTCTAGCACAGGCCCTGGGACTTTTTGCCAATGGTATAGATCATCACTAATGGCAAGACCTATTGCTTGTTGCCACTGGTCACGTTTGTTTCTGCCCGTGTAAAACATGTACCATTTGTCTTTATGTTTAAACACAGACCCCGTCCATAGTGCTAAATCGTCCCAGTCACCTTCATTGCCTGGCTCCAGAACCGTATCTAGTTGTTCCCAATTTTTTAAGTCTTTAGATTTAGCATGACCTATAGAGGGGGTTGCATATCGAGTATCACCAATATCTGACTCTAAATAAAACGCATGGTACGTGCCATCTGAATCTATGGCGAACCACGTGTCCCACATGTATTTACCGTATGGACTGTATTGTTTCTTCATAACGTTGATTGATTATAGTTCATACTAAACAGAATATCCATACCAAATTACACATGCTATAAACCTATTGTGTACCTACGTTTGCCAGCATGGGTCGTGTATTTATACGGTTTTAAATGCACTCACATGGATACGAGCCAATTAAACGCAGCCAAAAAAGTGGTACCATACATATGTGGGAACGCAAAAACTAAAACGCGAACTCGGTTTACCTATTCTTACGCTGTATGGGCTCGGAAATATATTAGGTGCGGGAATATATGTGCTCGTTGGCAAAGTTGCTGGCCAAGCTGGTACAAGCACTACCCTCGCCTTTTTGATTGCTATGAGTATCGCAGCAATAACAGCATTTTCTTACATGGAGCTTTCGGGCAGATATCCAGTAAGTGCGAGTGCTTCTGTATACACGTTTAAGGCATTTGCCAGCAAACGCCTCTCTATGATTATTGGGGTAGCAATGGTACTAAGTGGTGTTGCCTCGGCGGCGGCACTTTCTAAAGGCTTTGCTGGGTACGTAAATGAACTTATCGCTATACCAGCGGTTGTCGTTAGCATACTACTCCTAGTGGCGATTGGTTTACTGGCTGTGCGCGGTATCGGCGAATCTGCTAAAGCAGCCGCACTATTTACTATTATTGAAGTCGTTGGTCTTTTAATCATTATATACATTGGCAAAGGTGCTATTGCTAATTATGATTACCATACAATATTGACTATTGATCCTTCCGTCGGTTGGGCCGGAGTAATGAGCGGCGCATTTTTGGCATTTTATGCTTTTATTGGCTTTGAAGATATGGTGAATGTGTCTGAAGAAGCCAAGTCACCACGCCGTACGATGCCTCTTGCAGTCTTATTATCTCTGTTGGGTGCCACGGTACTATATATACTTGTCGTGATTGTCGCCACCACCTTGGTAAGTCCTAGTGAATTGGCTGCTACCAATGCCCCTCTCACTTTAGTGTTTCAAGCAGGTGGCTATTCTGCGTCAGAGATCATAACAATTATTGGTATGGCTGCAACGGTGAATGGAGTGGTAGTACAGATAGTAATGGGCAGTCGCATGCTATATGGTATGGCAAAGCAAAAATGGATAAATCGGCGTTTTGCGAGTGTTCATAGCACATATCAAACGCCAGCTTTTGCTACCTTTGTGGTTGTCGGGCTCATGATAATCGGCGTAATAGCCTTGCCTCTTGTCTCGCTCGCATCAGTAACAAGTATGCTCGTTTTAGCTATTTTTGCGACAGTTAATGCTGCCTTGATTGTGATTAAAAAACAACATCCTAAAAACCCTGGATACATTAGTGTGCCAATACTGCTGCCTTGGTTGGGAGTGATAAGCTGCGCGGGTATACTCGTCTATCAACTTAGTACAATATTTTAATAATTCATTCATAGCATATATAGTGATAGGATATGAACGCAACCATTTTTGAAGAATTTTTGCAAAAAGTAGATCTTAATAAATATAGAATTAAGTACCAACCAATTAAGCTTGTAGAAATGGATATGCCACGCAATATACAAGCTTTAGACGCCTTGTATGAAGTGTACTGGACTCAACGGCGCGTGCTTGGTTTTGAAGATTTTTACGAATACTATAAAAACAGCTGCACTAAAGAAATAGAAGGCTTTAGGCAAAAAACAACAATGTGTTCGGAATGTTTTTACAGAGGTTTACCAGCCAGAATTTACCGTACGTGGGCAAGCATCATTACCCAGATACACGCTGGCTATGTAGCTGAACAAGTATTTGGGAGCGGTAGCGTGAGTATGTCAACTGAGCTAGATCACAAAGGTATAGATTTTTCAGCACAGGTAAATGGCACATACTTATATTATCAAGTTAAAAAAGCTACCCACAGCCGAGAAGTGCGAGTTTCTAAAAAAGTTGATAGCCAAAATATAGATATTATACTCATTGAATACGAAGTTCCTGGAGCCGCAGTCTTTGCAGCACCTTATAAACGTGATGGTACGTATAAGGCTGCTTATTCGCGTTTTATACAAAATAAGTCAATCAAACGCTTGCCTAATGGTTTTGTTGTTTTTACTCCCTATATGTTTGAGCAAAAAAAAGCTGAGCTACTTGCTGGTGGCGGTGCCAGCTATAAAGCCTTCCGCTAATACGGCATATTCAGGATTAAGCTCGTAGCCTATGAAGTCAAAACCTAGCTGCTTAGCGACATAGCATTCAGAACCAGACCCAACAAATGGCACCAGCACTAAGCCGCCGTCTTTTGGCATTGCAGATAACAATAATCGTTTAGTAAGTTCTATTGGTTTTTGTGTTGGATGTTTTAGGTAATCATGTTCACGATGTTGTGTAAAAACTTGAGGCGTAAACACTGTGCTGTTGCATGTTCTGCATATGAACCATCGTTCGCTCATGCCTGCTCCACCTGCAAGTGCTGGTATTTTAATAACATCACGTGGTAATGCTCCAGATTCATGTGCATTATAGGTGGTAGGCTCTCCCCCGCCTTTGCTGAACCGGCCTTTTGTGTTTTTTCTTACTTTACCGGCAGCACCTTTTAAGAAACCTTCGGTATACGGTTCACGTACAGCATCTCTGTTAAATAACGGTTTATTTTTATAGGCGACAATGATAGATTCGTGACTGCGTTGCCAAAAATGTAGTGAGGCGACATTTTTATTTGTGTAGTGCCATACCAACCACCGCTTAGGTAGTGTGAGCTCTACAGAAATATGTGCGAGTATTTCGCTGAATCCATATATAAACATCGTACCGTGTGGCTTCAGTACGCGCTCTGCTTGGAAAAGCCACTCTTTGCACCACGCTATATAATCAGCTAATTCGCGGTTGTCGCTATTATTGCCAAAGTCTTTGCCTATGTTGTATGGCGGATCTATGAGGACGACGTCACACGAAGCATCTGGTAGTTTAGTCATTTCTTGCACGGCATCCCCAACGATAATTTTATTTTTTTCTATGTTACTAGGCGTATGTGCTACTGCGGTTTTTTTATTAAGTTGCTTGAGTTTTTTGTGGGGTGCTTTGATCACAGATGCGACCGTGCCTTGAATGCTTAGGCTTTGACTTGGCAATACATAGATTGGTTCGTACTTATTGTTAGAGGGCTGCAACCGGACACGACCCGGCTCCTGGTAGAATCGCTTTAGCGTTACGTAATCGTTATCTATCAAAGCAACGACTCTTTCTCCATTTTTTGGTGTTATGTTTTGTCGCACAATCACAACGTCATTATCATGAATATTATCGTCAACCATACTGCTACCTTTGACACGGAGCGCAAATAGGTTTTTGCTGTCTTTTGCTTTTATACTAGACGCGGGTATGGTGAATAATTCTTGTTGGCTTACAGCACGAATCGGCTTACCAGCAGAAATCTCACCTAGTAACGGAACATGAATATATTGCGTTTCTGTTTCTGGAAAAATACTGCGGGTAGAATATGGACCTTTAGATATCTTTCCTTGTTGCTGGAGTTTGTTTAGATGGTAATGAATAACAGATGGTGAAGCTATGCGAAATTTAGCTCCAATTTCTTTGTATGATGGGCTGTAGCCTTCTTGTTTATGATAGGCTTTAATAAACGCTAAGATATCATCTGTTTTTGTACTCATTACAGACATTATATATAGAAAAAAATTAGAAAACAACACGTGCGTACGGTCTAATATACGATAACAAAGCAGGCTGTATAAGCAATAGGCTATAATATCATCATGATACAGGCAGTAATATTCGATATGGACGGTTTGCTTATAGACAGTGAGCCTATGTGGAAAGAATCTGAAGTAAAAATATTTACTCAATATGGGGTACCATTAACGTACGCGATGACCAAGCAAACGATGGGTTTGAGAACAGAAGATGTAGTAAATTATTGGTATCATCGGTACCCTTGGGCTGCTACGCCGAAAAACGTTGTAGTAAGACAAATTGATCAACTTGTTTTAGATATTATTCAGGAGAAAGCGAAGCCAATGATGGGTGTAATTGACGTACTAAATAGTTGCAAACAAGCCGGTTTACAGATGGCTGTTGCTTCTTCTTCATCTTTAGAAATAATTCATACTGTATTAGAAAAATTAAAAATTCTTACTTATATAGATGTGATACACTCAGCGCAAAATGAAGAACACGGTAAGCCTCACCCAGCAGTATTTATGACAGCTGCCGATCAGATGGGTGTTCCAATACACTCTTGTGTCGTGTTTGAAGACTCTATCACAGGTGTAATTGCAGCAAAAGCTGCCGGTATGGTATGTATAGCTGTGCCTCAGCATAGCGATAAAGAGGATGGTAGATATGCAATTGCAGATATTGTTATACCATCTCTAAAACAGTTTCGTTTAGATATGATAATGGCTAATTAGGTACGCTCGTTAGATACATTACTTAAAAAAGTGTATATATAAACATGAGTATTTTGTGCCATACTTATGATAGTGAAAAAATACATATCTTTAGTAGCAGCAATAATTGTGCAAATTGCACTTGGTGGAATATATGCATACAGCATTTACGTACCAGAGTTAAAAAGTGATTGGGGTTTTACGGCTGCCCAAACCCAAATAGTGTTTGGGCTTACCGTATTTATGTTTACCGTATTTATGATTTACGGTGGCAAGCAGTTAGTTAAAAAAGGCCCAAAAAAGTTAATAATTACCAGTGCTATACTATTTGCAACTGGTAATCTGTTGGCTGCCTATAGTGCTGGTAATTACACATTGTTTTTTGTTGGCTACGTGTTATTTATTGCACCAGCTATTGCTTTTGGCTACGTGAGTGCTGTTTCTACAGGCTTGCTGTGGTTTCCAAAACACAAAGGCTTAGTTACCGGTCTTGCGGTAGCAGGCTATGGTCTGGGTGGTATCATTTTAAGTACAGTTGCCCAAGTGCTTATAAGCAGTGATATGACAATACAACAGATATTTGTTTTTGTTGGTTTAGTGTGGGGTGGTGCGATATTGGTTAGCGGTATAGTTACGAGTACACCACCAGGTTTAATAAAAAAATCATACACTGTAAAGACGGCAACACGAATCAAACGCAATAAAAAAGAATTTGCAGCCCTGACAATATATTTATTTACTGGCACGATGCCAGGGCTGATGATGATTGGTGCGCTAAAACCATTTGCGCTTGATAGCGGCATTGCTACAGTGACCGCTGCAGCTGGGGTTGCTGTACTATCATTTGGTAATGGTTTTGGAAGAGTATTATGGGGAGCCATAGCCGACGTTATAAAGCCACGACTTGCGGTTATTATTAATATGATCCTTATAATTTCTAGTATGCTTCTACTGTTTGCTGTTGCCTCTAACCCTTGGTTATATATCCCAGCTAGCTTGTTGTTAGGCTTTAGTTTTGGTGGTCCACTTGTTCTCGCTCCAGACCAAACTGGGCGAGTATTCGGTGCAAGTAACTTAAGCCAAATATACCCTTGGGCTCTTATCTTTCATGGTATGGCAGCCGCCGTAGGGGCATCTGTAGCTGGAGTAATGTATCAATATAGCGGGAGTTATACTATGGTTATTGGTGTAGCCGCCATTAGTGCAACAATAGGGCTTATATGCTATTACAACTTGGTTAAGTATTCACGCAAATTAGTCTAGATATCACACATACTAGTTGTCATGAGCAATCTAAAGTGTCTACGTGAAAGATATTAATTGACTTATTACGTTTGTTTGGTAGTATAAAAAGGTATCACCATGATCAGGCAGGCCTAAGGTTTCGACCGACCGCTACTCCTGGTCTTTTTTGTATATTGCAACATGTTGCGTAACTGATTAATCCTTACAATAAACGTTGTGTACTTTCGCAGTAACTTAGAGTATTTATCGTTTGGAACCATAACATGGAGAAGTTTTTCTTTTTGCTCTAAGTATTCTATTAAGCAGT includes the following:
- the lexA gene encoding repressor LexA, which codes for MSTKTDDILAFIKAYHKQEGYSPSYKEIGAKFRIASPSVIHYHLNKLQQQGKISKGPYSTRSIFPETETQYIHVPLLGEISAGKPIRAVSQQELFTIPASSIKAKDSKNLFALRVKGSSMVDDNIHDNDVVIVRQNITPKNGERVVALIDNDYVTLKRFYQEPGRVRLQPSNNKYEPIYVLPSQSLSIQGTVASVIKAPHKKLKQLNKKTAVAHTPSNIEKNKIIVGDAVQEMTKLPDASCDVVLIDPPYNIGKDFGNNSDNRELADYIAWCKEWLFQAERVLKPHGTMFIYGFSEILAHISVELTLPKRWLVWHYTNKNVASLHFWQRSHESIIVAYKNKPLFNRDAVREPYTEGFLKGAAGKVRKNTKGRFSKGGGEPTTYNAHESGALPRDVIKIPALAGGAGMSERWFICRTCNSTVFTPQVFTQHREHDYLKHPTQKPIELTKRLLLSAMPKDGGLVLVPFVGSGSECYVAKQLGFDFIGYELNPEYAVLAEGFIAGTATSK
- a CDS encoding TaqI family restriction endonuclease, producing MNATIFEEFLQKVDLNKYRIKYQPIKLVEMDMPRNIQALDALYEVYWTQRRVLGFEDFYEYYKNSCTKEIEGFRQKTTMCSECFYRGLPARIYRTWASIITQIHAGYVAEQVFGSGSVSMSTELDHKGIDFSAQVNGTYLYYQVKKATHSREVRVSKKVDSQNIDIILIEYEVPGAAVFAAPYKRDGTYKAAYSRFIQNKSIKRLPNGFVVFTPYMFEQKKAELLAGGGASYKAFR
- a CDS encoding MFS transporter, coding for MIVKKYISLVAAIIVQIALGGIYAYSIYVPELKSDWGFTAAQTQIVFGLTVFMFTVFMIYGGKQLVKKGPKKLIITSAILFATGNLLAAYSAGNYTLFFVGYVLFIAPAIAFGYVSAVSTGLLWFPKHKGLVTGLAVAGYGLGGIILSTVAQVLISSDMTIQQIFVFVGLVWGGAILVSGIVTSTPPGLIKKSYTVKTATRIKRNKKEFAALTIYLFTGTMPGLMMIGALKPFALDSGIATVTAAAGVAVLSFGNGFGRVLWGAIADVIKPRLAVIINMILIISSMLLLFAVASNPWLYIPASLLLGFSFGGPLVLAPDQTGRVFGASNLSQIYPWALIFHGMAAAVGASVAGVMYQYSGSYTMVIGVAAISATIGLICYYNLVKYSRKLV
- the hxpB gene encoding hexitol phosphatase HxpB — encoded protein: MIQAVIFDMDGLLIDSEPMWKESEVKIFTQYGVPLTYAMTKQTMGLRTEDVVNYWYHRYPWAATPKNVVVRQIDQLVLDIIQEKAKPMMGVIDVLNSCKQAGLQMAVASSSSLEIIHTVLEKLKILTYIDVIHSAQNEEHGKPHPAVFMTAADQMGVPIHSCVVFEDSITGVIAAKAAGMVCIAVPQHSDKEDGRYAIADIVIPSLKQFRLDMIMAN